In one Magallana gigas chromosome 7, xbMagGiga1.1, whole genome shotgun sequence genomic region, the following are encoded:
- the LOC105331543 gene encoding sorting nexin-30 — MAENKNEILSPDNSDDQLKFRDPLISGLDASDGEMESLSLDASVRSEPSVSRSSSLMGNLSRYEDCMDEETKDLFVVVDDPEKHTSTLEAYVTFRITTKTTRSEFDDSQFQVRRRYNDFLWLRQKLEESYPTHLVPPLPEKHSLRRLDRFSPEFLKVRQQALQKFLTRLANHPVLSFDKNFQVFLTAKAWEFQAHKKHGTGILSRMSDSIHNISASYMMKNRSPEFSMIYDYIQNFAEKLGVIDRISQRIVKEQTDYVLELCEWGPIYTLWSNSEDELTFPLLAMSRAVDICAQALKETIETTEDNFSQPLKEYILYTDAIKAVLRRRDAIQMEYEATIDELNRKKDEREHVKISDQTYSIGAFLGKDPEDVKQQKQDKLEQQIDELTKKMEELNDRTVCADTDLRVDMERWHKNKQKDIKDLFIEAADRQILYYEKCLKTWEDAIRGIQAKDISQDALESQGIENSPNNLSSEERGDTMEGSSTTSEPQEGTTSSDPSG; from the exons ATGgcagaaaacaaaaatgaaatactttCTCCAGATAATTCTGACGACCAGTTAAAGTTTAGAGATCCACTGATAAGCGGATTAGATGCTAGTGATGGCGAA atgGAAAGCTTGAGTCTTGATGCATCTGTAAGATCAGAACCTAGTGTGTCCAGAAGTTCAAGTTTGATGGGAAATCTTAGTCGATATGAAGATTGTATGGACGAGGAGACAAAAGATTTATTTGTGGTTGTAGATGACCCAGAAAAGCACACTAGTACTCTTGAGGCATATGTCACCTTCAGAATCACTACAAAA ACAACAAGAAGTGAATTTGATGACAGCCAGTTTCAAGTTCGCCGAAGATACAATGACTTTCTCTGGCTCAGACAAAAACTTGAGGAATCATACCCAACACATCTAGTACCT CCTCTTCCAGAAAAACACAGTCTTCGTAGACTTGACAGGTTTAGCCCTGAATTCCTTAAAGTCAGACAACAGGCACTTCAAAAGTTTCTCACTCGACTTGCAAACCACCCGGTTCTTtcctttgataaaaattttcaagtGTTTCTTACTGCAAAAGCCTGG GAGTTCCAAGCTCATAAGAAACACGGAACTGGAATCCTGTCTCGAATGTCAGACTCTATTCACAATATTAGTGCTTCTTACATGATGAAAAACCGAAGTCCAGAGTTCTCCATGATATACGATTATATACAGAATTTTGCTGAGAAGCTTGGTGTCATAGATCGAATTTCACAGAGGATTGTAAAAGAACAAACAG ATTATGTGCTGGAACTGTGTGAATGGGGCCCTATCTACACCCTCTGGTCAAACTCTGAGGACGAGCTGACCTTCCCTCTGCTTGCCATGTCCAGGGCTGTGGACATCTGTGCCCAGGCCCTGAAGGAGACA ATTGAAACAACAGAAGACAACTTTTCTCAACCGCTGAAGGAATATATTCTTTACACAGATGCTATCAAA GCTGTTTTAAGAAGGAGAGATGCAATACAAATGGAGTATGAGGCAACAATAGATGAACTCAATAGGAAAAAGGATGAACGGGAACAT GTGAAGATTTCTGACCAGACTTACTCCATTGGGGCCTTCCTTGGCAAAGATCCTGAAGATGTCAAGCAGCAAAAACAAGACAAACTGGAACAGCAGATAgatgag ctCACAAAGAAAATGGAGGAACTGAATGATAGGACGGTGTGTGCCGACACAGATCTCAGGGTGGACATGGAGCGCTGGCACAAAAACAAACAGAAGGACATTAAAGATCTCTTCATAGAGGCTGCTGACAGGCAGATTCTGTACTATGAAAAG TGTTTGAAGACCTGGGAAGATGCAATAAGAGGCATTCAAGCCAAGGATATTTCACAAGATGCTCTAGAATCACAAGGCATAGAAAACTCACCAAACAATTTGTCATCAGAGGAGCGCGGGGACACAATGGAGGGATCAAGCACGACAAGTGAGCCACAGGAGGGCACCACCAGTAGTGACCCCTCAGGATAA
- the LOC105331542 gene encoding SOSS complex subunit C codes for MAFQTPGPGTGQENRNRKILEHLEEQKRRLRGGQGASVSNPIPNSSPTVPPSPVTVPGNISLVMETQHMTPAQRTALQHANANSVGYFITQDSSFGNLILPVLPRFNEK; via the exons ATGGCTTTCCAGACTCCAGGTCCTGGTACAGGGCAAG agaACAGAAACAGGAAAATATTAGAACATTTAGAGGAACAGAAAAGACGTCTCCGAGGGGGACAAGGTGCCTCAGTCAGTAACCCCATCCCAAACAG TTCGCCCACAGTTCCACCTTCTCCTGTGACAGTGCCAGGAAAT ATCAGCCTTGTAATGGAGACCCAACACATGACACCTGCCCAGCGGACAGCTTTACAG catGCCAATGCCAACTCTGTGGGCTACTTCATTACACAAGACTCATCATTTGGAAATCTAATACTTCCTGTTTTACCcagatttaatgaaaaataa